A genome region from Pseudomonas pergaminensis includes the following:
- a CDS encoding DUF2790 domain-containing protein, whose product MNFYTVGLGVLTAILSFGALAEGGGDRTFALMMERNEKAMADYAAKKGKPAPQVQAYRYGMTLDIAKVVNVTPPIRSCNPVPSRMTYEDSSGKLSTLEYQVMGVCRNNGS is encoded by the coding sequence ATGAACTTTTATACCGTGGGTCTGGGTGTGCTAACTGCAATCCTGTCTTTTGGCGCATTGGCCGAGGGCGGGGGTGATCGAACGTTCGCGTTGATGATGGAACGCAACGAGAAGGCCATGGCCGACTACGCAGCCAAGAAAGGCAAGCCGGCACCCCAGGTGCAGGCGTACCGCTATGGCATGACACTGGACATTGCCAAGGTGGTCAACGTTACGCCGCCGATCCGTTCGTGCAACCCGGTGCCGTCGCGCATGACCTATGAGGACTCCAGCGGCAAGCTCTCTACTCTTGAATATCAGGTGATGGGGGTGTGCCGAAATAACGGCAGTTAA
- a CDS encoding OprD family porin: MRIRHYSLPLSLCAALPLAAVAVEDKPEGFIEGSSFNVLARNFYFNRDDRKGQSSPTGNGYSEAWAQGLIGKFESGFTQGFVGFGLDAFAMVGVKLDSGTGRSGGKGSFGMLPVDSENHPEDNYSKVGGAAKLRVLDTVIKAGDVFPLNPVVAYGDSRVLPESFRGVTALNTSLEGLTLQGGRLSGMSQPTESGMNKGFATFYAGQVDSPWVGYFGGDYTVNKHLSVSLYSSRLKDAWDQYYFGSAASYPLNDDISLFGDFNYYKAVDEGQKRLGEFDNNIWSARLGVKVGAHSLAVSHQRNNGDDDFDYLRQSDSIFLNNSIQYSDFNSPKERSWMVRYDLDMQAFGIPGLSFMTRYGKGTGADYSHANAVYMRRDAAGDPLTDQRRWERDIEAKYVVLAGNLKDLSLRLRQATVRSSAFESDLEEVRLIVEYPIAVL, translated from the coding sequence ATGCGTATCCGTCACTACAGCTTGCCCCTGTCACTGTGTGCCGCCTTGCCGCTGGCTGCGGTGGCCGTGGAGGACAAGCCCGAAGGCTTTATCGAGGGCAGCAGCTTCAATGTGCTGGCGCGTAATTTTTACTTCAACCGCGATGACCGCAAGGGCCAGTCCAGTCCCACCGGCAACGGCTATTCCGAAGCCTGGGCCCAGGGTTTGATTGGCAAATTTGAATCCGGCTTCACCCAGGGCTTCGTGGGGTTTGGCCTGGACGCGTTCGCCATGGTCGGCGTGAAACTCGACTCAGGCACCGGTCGCAGCGGCGGCAAGGGTTCGTTCGGCATGTTGCCGGTGGACAGCGAAAACCACCCCGAGGACAACTACAGCAAAGTCGGCGGTGCGGCGAAATTGCGTGTGCTGGATACCGTGATCAAGGCCGGCGACGTATTCCCGCTGAACCCGGTGGTGGCCTACGGCGATTCGCGCGTCTTGCCGGAAAGCTTCCGGGGCGTGACCGCACTAAACACCAGCCTTGAGGGCCTGACCCTGCAAGGCGGACGTTTGAGCGGCATGAGCCAACCGACCGAAAGTGGCATGAACAAAGGCTTTGCGACCTTCTACGCGGGGCAAGTCGACTCGCCCTGGGTCGGCTATTTTGGCGGCGACTACACCGTCAACAAACACCTCAGCGTCAGCCTCTACAGCAGTCGCCTGAAGGACGCCTGGGACCAGTACTACTTCGGCAGCGCCGCCAGTTATCCGCTGAATGACGACATCTCGCTGTTTGGTGACTTCAACTACTACAAGGCCGTGGACGAAGGTCAAAAACGCCTGGGTGAGTTCGACAACAACATCTGGAGCGCCAGGCTCGGAGTGAAGGTCGGCGCCCACAGCCTGGCCGTATCGCACCAACGCAACAACGGCGATGACGACTTCGATTACCTGCGCCAGTCGGACTCGATCTTCCTGAACAACTCGATCCAGTACAGTGACTTCAACTCGCCCAAGGAGCGTTCGTGGATGGTGCGCTACGACCTGGACATGCAGGCCTTCGGCATCCCCGGCCTGTCGTTCATGACCCGCTACGGCAAAGGCACCGGCGCCGACTACAGCCATGCCAACGCGGTGTACATGCGTCGCGATGCGGCAGGTGACCCTCTCACCGATCAACGCCGCTGGGAGCGGGATATCGAGGCCAAATATGTCGTGCTGGCTGGCAACTTGAAGGACTTATCGTTGCGACTGCGACAGGCGACCGTGCGCTCCAGTGCATTTGAGTCGGACCTGGAAGAAGTTCGGCTTATTGTCGAGTACCCCATCGCCGTACTGTAA
- a CDS encoding heavy metal sensor histidine kinase, with protein MRTSSLSMRLGLTVSLMGAGLVVLLATLAFLALTHELDKLARKGLENKMEQLAHTLGQGLDEHRITNRPHSLLDLVMGHDNIYLTIIGTRRDAPVLLSVGAKPQQPLLLDVPTGKDLAYLNWVDSQGNRILSATRLMPLQGGEYVRVLLSLDRSDDEALLSAYLRSTVIALPMLLILIGMGAWWLVQRGLAPLQQFSRVAAKVSTQDLTHRLSLDNLPKELGELAEGINVMLHRLDAGVQQLSQFSDNLAHELRAPLTNLMGKAQVTLSRERPSAEYKAGLESCTEEMERLSRIVSDMLFLAQVSHPAARAGFAPVSLAQEARRVMELFALSAEDKHITLSLRGDAWVMGDRLMIQRAISNLLSNAIRHTPEASSVLLLVESYDQSVSLSVGNPGRGIEAHHLPHLFERFYRADSSRTRAEGGTGLGLAIVQSIMRLHQGHADVSSQPGRFTRFSLVFPLPCDAPTDTTPVAPATLAT; from the coding sequence ATGAGGACCAGCAGCCTGTCGATGCGCCTGGGGTTGACGGTCAGCCTGATGGGCGCCGGGTTGGTTGTGCTGCTGGCGACCCTGGCGTTCCTGGCGCTGACCCATGAACTGGACAAGCTGGCGCGCAAGGGCCTGGAAAACAAAATGGAGCAACTGGCCCATACCCTCGGCCAAGGCCTCGATGAACATCGCATCACCAACCGCCCCCATTCGCTGCTGGACCTGGTGATGGGCCACGACAACATCTACCTGACCATCATCGGTACCCGGCGCGATGCACCGGTACTCCTCAGCGTCGGCGCCAAGCCCCAACAACCGCTGCTGCTCGATGTGCCCACCGGCAAAGACCTGGCCTATCTGAACTGGGTCGACAGCCAGGGCAATCGCATCCTCAGTGCGACGCGCCTGATGCCCCTGCAAGGGGGCGAGTACGTGCGTGTGCTGCTGTCGCTGGACCGCTCCGATGATGAAGCGTTGCTCAGTGCCTACCTGCGCTCCACGGTCATCGCGCTGCCGATGCTGCTGATCCTGATCGGCATGGGCGCCTGGTGGCTGGTGCAACGCGGGCTCGCGCCCTTGCAGCAGTTCAGCCGGGTGGCAGCCAAAGTCAGTACCCAAGACCTGACCCATCGCCTGTCCCTGGACAACCTGCCCAAGGAGCTAGGCGAGTTGGCCGAGGGCATCAACGTTATGCTGCATCGCCTCGACGCCGGGGTGCAGCAACTGTCGCAGTTCTCCGACAACCTGGCCCACGAACTGCGCGCGCCCTTGACCAACCTGATGGGCAAGGCCCAGGTGACCTTGTCCCGCGAACGGCCCTCGGCGGAATACAAGGCCGGCCTGGAATCCTGCACCGAGGAAATGGAGCGCCTGTCGCGAATCGTTTCCGACATGCTGTTCCTGGCCCAGGTCAGCCACCCCGCCGCACGCGCCGGGTTTGCCCCGGTGTCATTGGCGCAGGAGGCCCGGCGGGTGATGGAACTGTTCGCCCTCAGCGCCGAGGACAAACACATTACCCTGAGCCTGCGCGGCGACGCCTGGGTGATGGGGGATCGCCTAATGATCCAGCGCGCCATTTCCAACCTGCTGTCCAATGCCATTCGCCATACCCCCGAGGCTTCCAGTGTTTTGTTGCTGGTGGAAAGCTACGACCAGAGCGTGTCGCTGTCGGTCGGCAATCCGGGGCGCGGCATCGAAGCCCATCACCTGCCGCACCTGTTCGAACGTTTCTACCGGGCCGACAGCAGCCGCACCCGGGCCGAAGGCGGCACCGGCCTGGGGCTGGCGATTGTGCAGTCGATCATGCGCCTGCATCAGGGGCACGCCGACGTCAGCAGCCAGCCGGGCCGGTTTACACGGTTCAGCCTGGTATTTCCTCTTCCTTGCGATGCGCCCACTGATACAACGCCGGTAGCACCAGCAACGTTAGCAACGTAG
- a CDS encoding heavy metal response regulator transcription factor: MRILVVEDEQKTADYLQQGLTESGYVVDCAASGIDGLHLARQHSYELVILDVNLPNTDGWEVLEQLRRDGNQRVMMLTARGRLADKIKGLDMGADDYLVKPFEFPELLARVRTLLRRSEHIPVPDVLRVSDLELDPRRHRAYRGNRRIDLTTKEFALLHVLMRQAGEVMTRTQIISLVWDMNFDCDTNVVEVSISRLRAKVDDQSEVKLIHTIRGVGYVLEARP, translated from the coding sequence ATGCGTATCCTTGTGGTTGAGGACGAGCAGAAAACCGCCGACTACCTGCAGCAAGGCCTGACCGAAAGCGGTTATGTCGTCGATTGCGCCGCCAGCGGCATTGATGGCCTGCACCTGGCCCGGCAACACAGCTACGAATTGGTAATCCTTGACGTCAACTTGCCCAACACCGACGGTTGGGAAGTGCTGGAGCAACTGCGCCGCGACGGCAACCAGCGCGTGATGATGCTGACCGCACGCGGGCGGCTCGCCGACAAGATCAAGGGTCTGGACATGGGCGCCGATGATTACCTGGTCAAGCCCTTTGAGTTTCCCGAGCTGCTGGCCAGGGTGCGTACCCTGCTGCGACGCAGCGAACACATCCCGGTGCCGGACGTGCTGCGGGTCTCGGACCTGGAACTGGACCCGCGCCGGCATCGCGCCTATCGCGGCAACCGCCGGATCGACCTGACCACCAAGGAATTCGCCCTGCTGCATGTGCTGATGCGCCAGGCCGGCGAGGTGATGACTCGCACGCAAATCATCTCGCTGGTGTGGGACATGAACTTCGACTGCGACACCAATGTGGTGGAGGTTTCAATCAGCCGCCTGCGGGCCAAGGTCGATGACCAGAGCGAAGTAAAGTTGATCCATACCATCCGCGGCGTGGGTTATGTGCTGGAGGCGCGCCCATGA